The region TGGTATTAGACGACTGTGACATTAGGTTACTTTTTGAATTCTAACCCTGAGGAATGTGTTTATTTTGTTCCTGTCCAGGTATTTACTCTGTGAGATTGTTGTGGACGACCCTCTCTGCCGGCAGATCATAAGCCAAGGGTTGGTGCACTCTACGCTTAAGGAAGCCTTAATCCGAGCACATGGAGATtttggttttgcctgctgctcagTCTCCTTCGCAGGTGAGGAGGGGGCCGGGCCTGGAAGTAGTAGGTACTGAGTTATTAATGCCTGAattatttgcatctttgctttattGCAGTCAAGTATGTGAACGCTTACACCGGTATTGTGCTCATTCGCTGCCGCAAAGCTTTCTACCAGCTGTTCTGGTCGTCGCTTCCCTTTATTACTTGCTTGGAAAGTCGGGGCCAGCGCTTTCCTTGTTTCTTCAACACGCTGCATGTTTCAGGTAACAGTAAAAAGACTATCGTGACTGAAGTTGTGCCTGCAGCTCTGTACAGATTACAACCCTTTGTCATCTtttaaagtgtgaaagttattTCAGTTTTGCTTTGATTAGAAATGCTGCATACTTTTATTCCATCCTCTCTCTTCAGATAGGCAATCTCCATTTCTACCATGTCTCTTTGTTAATAgctattttttttctgtctccaccacctcctgtggcaGTGCATTTTAGGCAGCCCTTGCTgtggaaaaagtatttcctggtaTTCCTCTTTGTTTTGCCTCCTTGCAGCTTAATTTTCATATAacagtttttctgtttttcttgtatCCTGGTATTGATGTTTGCCTGAATATTGTaatgtttaaatgattttattttttaattaaaaaaaaacccacatccaTCAGTCAGGTAGTGCTTATCAAAGTTTGTGGTGAGGGGTCTGAGGGAAAACCCCCCTTTTTCTTAAG is a window of Microcaecilia unicolor chromosome 11, aMicUni1.1, whole genome shotgun sequence DNA encoding:
- the POP5 gene encoding ribonuclease P/MRP protein subunit POP5, coding for MVRFKSRYLLCEIVVDDPLCRQIISQGLVHSTLKEALIRAHGDFGFACCSVSFAVKYVNAYTGIVLIRCRKAFYQLFWSSLPFITCLESRGQRFPCFFNTLHVSGTIRTCQKYLIQYNQKQLLRLLQNSTSDVERKLIERSIRSSLEDVDDEEDGQRSSEDELEHQ